A genomic region of Arachis stenosperma cultivar V10309 chromosome 9, arast.V10309.gnm1.PFL2, whole genome shotgun sequence contains the following coding sequences:
- the LOC130949844 gene encoding mannose-specific lectin alpha chain-like yields MGVSFNLHKFAPTNSKEIKFQGDATITDHNVIRLTNLDSDGNPLGNRVGRVLFSDPVHLYDHSGFRAGFETTFVFRISKPYSSEFAPRPGDGLAFFLANADTEIPPESSGKFLGLFNNASDKIVAVEFDTFSNFEIGDPSYPHIGININSIRSSAVGYWNWHDGAVTTAKIIYNSALKRITVSVSTYLDNQPDTLTYDVDLSTKLPQKVAVGLSASTEQYSQNTEILSWTFKSN; encoded by the coding sequence ATGGGTGTCTCATTTAACTTGCACAAATTTGCCCCCACAAACTCCAAAGAGATCAAATTCCAAGGAGATGCAACCATTACCGATCACAATGTCATTCGACTCACCAACTTGGACAGCGATGGCAACCCACTAGGAAACAGAGTTGGCCGAGTTTTATTCTCCGACCCGGTGCACCTGTACGACCACAGTGGTTTCCGAGCAGGCTTTGAAACCACCTTCGTCTTTCGCATCTCAAAACCCTACAGTAGTGAATTTGCTCCCAGACCTGGTGACGGTCTTGCCTTCTTCCTTGCTAATGCTGACACTGAAATTCCACCTGAATCTTCTGGGAAGTTTCTCGGCCTCTTTAACAATGCATCTGACAAGATTGTTGCTGTGGAATTTGATACCTTTTCTAATTTCGAGATTGGGGATCCCAGTTATCCCCACATTGGAATTAATATCAACTCTATCAGATCATCGGCTGTTGGTTACTGGAACTGGCATGATGGAGCCGTAACCACTGCAAAGATAATATATAACTCTGCCCTTAAGAGGATAACCGTCAGTGTTTCTACATATCTCGACAACCAACCTGACACTCTTACTTACGACGTCGACTTGAGCACTAAGCTTCCTCAAAAGGTTGCGGTAGGGCTATCTGCTTCTACTGAGCAATACTCGCAAAATACTGAGATCTTATCTTGGACTTTTAAGTCCAACTGA